One part of the Trichoplusia ni isolate ovarian cell line Hi5 chromosome 2, tn1, whole genome shotgun sequence genome encodes these proteins:
- the LOC113502611 gene encoding 101 kDa malaria antigen-like, producing the protein MASYFKPALKEINGVNLANYFPHQRSFNSVVFIHKKFLDEPKYELPTLKSKKEKKLKGDKSQQFNSEKNTELSKARTYKVDNGNVNDSVLEQTIRFAKNIVPLVIPPSEDKLPVYYTIKTAKKHKKKEKMPQEPTFEPHEMAYPRNEGKKVIETYRKVRKESFSVRESVSHCSNNTLDDLNINQSISCSFSEVSEKKYHKKEKEKSHSHSHSKKHIEAPKVVVSESFEAIATENAGDSRIKIHLMTDKDKSFLTDSIKVPVLNAIRDCIAELNGNSNTEITTVQKTIKCNTQKLDTILDKLACIEQKLDAQEKKLAAQEKEREKQREREREKEREKERENLIKQVQEKKVESKVQVSAAKPSKLEELGADLIEIKEDYSSEEELHQELLDRRSKSVVVDFMPDDKSDRKTESLGGGEVGSTRASSSVGIKPDRPNRIPARFCWTDVARK; encoded by the exons ATGGCTTCat ACTTTAAGCCCGCCCTCAAAGAAATCAACGGAGTTAACTTAGCTAATTACTTTCCTCATCAACGTTCCTTCAATTCTGTAGTGTTCATACACAAGAAATTCCTAGACGAACCTAAATACGAACTGCCGACCCTTAAgtctaaaaaagaaaagaaactcAAAGGCGATAAAAGTCAACAGTTTAACAGCGAGAAAAACACAGAACTATCGAAAGCTCGAACGTACAAAGTAGACAATGGTAATGTTAATGATTCTGTTTTGGAACAGACCATACgatttgctaaaaatattgttcCCCTAGTCATACCACCGAGCGAGGACAAACTTCcagtttattatacaataaaaactgcaaaaaaacacaagaaaaaggaaaaaatgccTCAAGAACCAACTTTTGAACCTCACGAGATGGCTTACCCAAGAAACGAAGGCAAGAAAGTCATTGAAACATACAGGAAAGTTAGAAAAGAGAGTTTCAGTGTCAGGGAGTCTGTAAGCCATTGTTCAAACAATACTTTagatgatttaaatataaaccaatCAATAAGCTGTTCGTTTTCTGAGGTATCCGaaaaaaagtatcataaaaaagaaaaagagaagAGTCACAGCCATAGTCATAGTAAGAAGCATATCGAAGCTCCTAAAGTAGTTGTTTCTGAGTCGTTTGAGGCTATAGCGACTGAAAATGCGGGTGACTCTAGAATAAAAATACACCTTATGACCGATAAAGACAAGAGCTTCCTCACTGATAGCATAAAAGTTCCCGTTCTTAATGCTATTAGAGACTGCATCGCGGAATTGAATGGCAATTCCAACACAGAAATAACTACGGTGCAGAAAACTATTAAGTGCAATACACAGAAACTAGACACAATTCTAGACAAGCTGGCATGCATAGAACAGAAGTTGGATGCTCAGGAAAAGAAATTAGCTGCTCAGgagaaagaaagagaaaaacaaagagAGAGAGAAAGGGAGAAAGAACGGGAGAAAGAAAGGGAGAATTTGATTAAGCAGGTTCAAGAGAAGAAAGTAGAATCGAAGGTACAAGTGTCGGCAGCTAAACCATCTAAACTAGAAGAATTAGGAGCAGACTTGATAGAGATAAAAGAAGATTACAGCTCGGAGGAAGAGTTACATCAAGAATTGTTGGATAGGAGAAGTAAGAGTGTGGTAGTTGATTTTATGCCAGATGACAAGTCAGATAGGAAGACAGAGAGTTTGGGAGGAGGGGAAGTGGGGTCGACGAGGGCATCATCGTCAGTTGGAATCAAACCCGACCGACCGAATAGGATCCCAGCTAGATTCTGTTGGACCGACGTAGCGAGGAAATGA